From Drosophila nasuta strain 15112-1781.00 chromosome X, ASM2355853v1, whole genome shotgun sequence, one genomic window encodes:
- the LOC132797402 gene encoding abnormal cell migration protein 10 isoform X2 encodes MANLEDTQESELDLILGELSLLEAQITYGEASFLPGVVAAAAAAAASANQQSGGPPPPPALASVSVSAASSRTHSRTNSSISADVSTASSSSGISENGVNGMAMGHSNVVVGITGMPGMGMGTAAVAPPTGGHNMTMGITLGVVTPREPRTESPDNDSAFSDTVSLLSSESSASSNTSTQQQQQQQQLQLQQKLLQQQQHHHQTVTAGGNVGISKAAKIQLALHKLESASIRRLFVKAFTADGASKSLLVDERMVCGHVTRLLADKNHVQMQPTWALIEHLGDLQMERLFEDHELLVDNLMTWNSDAGNRVLFQQRPDKLSLFAKPELYLPGPQMAPGCQHDDQTRYMLLEEFFETHAQLQLEGPLYMKADPKKGWKRHHFVLRSSGLYYFPKEKTKNTRDLLCLTLFSGHNVYTGIGWRKKWKSPTDHTFGFKSAVDSSLGKSCRSLKMLCAEDAATLERWLTAIRICKYGKQLWHNHKLLMEELTAGGGGGGVGATSGGISGMAGSFAASMRSESISSISSAVPSQCGSVSSAISSMSNSSGRISRASSSSSSGCLSDENNAFDSEFTTGTIKRKPSMKPNLPLTTMTRQLKEVGEITTGPVASSAAASAVDSAASPERSGTLTRRHSRRKSQESNGSSGGTLKRRPVVVVPAVVKREVSASDNGSQSGGGNGGGGNSSSSSNSTPTPTPSICAKPPPGLTDVELMCSSTLSLDSLPPPPPPPALHADEQDVYGSQLSLASLPPPPPPEDVLAYGEQPSTPLTPTPMSMGMGMGMGMPHPLSMANSNGTLPPAVPAKPIKPAVKQTLKAAPPYKAPPDYVGPAATVGGAGATVGTPTATTQHQQQQQQQQQLPPPPAPVQKKVSFADSPVLLRRKMCSPEPQLPQRSPSTTLSSGSSSCSYHQPQPQPIYSPGPLLPPRSDLSRLSNGSDVMSATTSPKRLQESASNPPRDFLKDLQRVMRKKWQVAQKCKLEPATTPHEVLGFRDFNNDDLLAAHNLNSGANSSHYYRETANVSHWVQEHCEYAHNDYALYENVHAQNGNGNGATAVGGVVMTTITTTDGPPPVPPPAAVADATAALRKKRPPPPPPKRSDSTHLTHRV; translated from the exons ATGGCCAATCTGGAGGATACACAAGAGTCCGAACTGGATCTGATACTCGGCGAGCTGAGCTTGCTCGAGGCACAGATCACCTATGGCGAGGCCAGTTTTCTGCCCGGCGTTGTGGCAGCCGCCGCAGCCGCTGCAGCTTCAGCTAATCAACAGTCTGGGGGTCCTCCTCCGCCACCGGCATTGGCATCCGTCTCGGTGTCGGCGGCATCGTCgcgcacacactcacgcacaaaCAGCAGCATCTCGGCGGATGTGAGCACTGCATCGTCATCGTCGGGCATCTCTGAGAATGGCGTCAACGGAATGGCAATGGGGCACAGCAATGTTGTTGTCGGCATCACCGGAATGCCCGGCATGGGCATGGgaacagcagctgttgctcctCCCACTGGTGGCCACAACATGACCATGGGCATCACGCTGGGCGTGGTGACGCCACGCGAACCCCGCACTGAATCCCCCGACAATGATTCGGCCTTCAGCGATACGGTCTCGCTGCTGTCCAGTGAATCCTCCGCCTCGTCCAACACCTCcacccagcaacagcagcaacagcaacagttgcagctgcaacagaagctcctacagcagcagcaacatcatcatcagacTGTCACAGCTGGCGGCAACGTTGGCATCTCCAAGGCAGCCAAAATTCAGCTGGCGCTGCATAAGCTGGAGAGCGCGTCGATTCGTCGACTGTTTGTCAAAGCGTTCACAGCGGATGGCGCCTCCAAGTCGCTGCTCGTGGATGAACGCATGGTCTGTGGCCATGTCACACGACTGTTGGCCGACAAGAATCATGTGCAAATGCAGCCAACGTGGGCGCTCATCGAGCATCTGGGCGATCTGCAAATGG AACGTCTCTTTGAGGACCACGAGTTGCTGGTGGACAATCTGATGACCTGGAACTCGGATGCCGGCAATCGTGTGCTCTTCCAGCAGCGTCCGGACAAACTCTCGCTCTTCGCCAAGCCCGAACTGTATTTGCCGGGACCGCAGATGGCACCGGGATGTCAGCATGACGATCAGACGCGATACATGCTGCTGGAGGAGTTCTTTGAGACGCACGCTCAGCTGCAGCTCGAGGGACCGCTGTACATGAAGGCGGATCCCAAAAAGGGCTGGAAGCGACATCATTTCGTGTTGCGTTCGTCGGGTCTGTACTATTTCCCCAAGGAGAAGACGAAGAACACACGGGATCTGTTGTGTCTGACGCTGTTCAGTGGCCACAATGTGTACACGGGCATCGGGTGGCGCAAGAAATGGAAATCACCAACGGATCACACATTTGGCTTCAAGTCTGCGGTGGATTCGTCGCTGGGCAAATCGTGTCGCTCCCTCAAGATGCTTTGCGCTGAGGATGCGGCCACGTTGGAGCGTTGGCTGACGGCCATACGCATCTGCAAGTATGGCAAACAGTTGTGGCACAATCACAAGCTGCTCATGGAGGAGTTGACTGCCGgcggcggaggaggaggagtaggAGCAACTAGTGGAGGTATTAGCGGAATGGCTGGCAGCTTTGCAGCCTCAATGCGCAGCGAATCGATTAGCAGCATTTCGTCGGCGGTGCCATCGCAATGCGGCAGCGTCTCCTCGGCCATCAGCAGCATGTCCAACTCGAGCGGACGCATCTCGCGTGCCTCCAGCTCCAGTTCAAGCGGCTGTCTGTCGGATGAGAACAACGCCTTCGATTCGGAGTTCACCACGGGCACGATTAAGCGCAAACCCTCGATGAAACCCAATCTGCCGCTGACCACGATGACGCGTCAGCTCAAGGAGGTGGGTGAAATCACCACCGGACCCGTTGCATCCTCTGCGGCAGCTTCTGCTGTCGATTCAGCTGCATCGCCCGAGCGCAGTGGAACGCTGACACGTCGCCACAGTCGCCGCAAGTCGCAGGagagcaacggcagcagcgggGGCACCTTAAAGCGACGTCCCGTTGTCGTTGTGCCCGCCGTGGTCAAGCGCGAAGTGTCCGCCAGCGACAATGGCAGTCAAAGTGGAGGAGgcaacggcggcggcggcaattCATCCTCGTCGAGCAACTCGACGCCAACGCCTACGCCGAGCATTTGTGCCAAACCGCCGCCGGGTTTGACGGACGTCGAGTTGATGTGCTCGTCGACGTTGTCGCTGGACTcgctgccaccgccgccgccaccgccagcGTTGCACGCCGACGAACAAGATGTGTACGGATCGCAGTTGTCGCTGGCCTCGTTGCCACCGCCGCCCCCACCTGAAGATGTTTTGGCCTATGGCGAACAGCCGAGTACACCGCTAACGCCTACACCTATGTCCATGGGCATGGGCATGGGCATGGGCATGCCACATCCCTTGAGCATGGCCAACAGCAATGGCACCCTGCCGCCCGCTGTGCCCGCCAAGCCCATCAAGCCGGCCGTGAAGCAAACGCTCAAAGCGGCGCCGCCATACAAAGCGCCACCCGATTACGTGGGACCAGCAGCAACTGTCggaggagcaggagcaacagTTGGCACTCCGACTGCAACCacacagcaccaacaacaacaacaacaacagcagcagttgccaccgccaccggCGCCGGTGCAGAAGAAAGTCTCGTTTGCCGATTCGCCGGTGCTGCTGCGTCGCAAGATGTGCTCACCGGAACCGCAGCTGCCGCAGCGTTCACCGAGCACCACGCTCAGCTCTGGGTCGAGCAGCTGCAGTTACCATcagccacagccgcagccGATCTATTCACCCGGTCCGCTGTTGCCACCGCGCAGCGATCTCTCACGTCTGTCGAATGGCAGCGATGTAATGTCGGCCACCACATCGCCGAAGCGTTTGCAGGAATCGGCATCGAATCCGCCGCGTGACTTCCTCAAGGATCTGCAGCGTGTGATGCGCAAGAAGTGGCAGGTGGCGCAGAAATGCAAACTGGAGCCGGCGACAACGCCGCACGAGGTGCTCGGCTTTCGGGATTTCAACAATGATGATCTACTCGCCGCCCACAATCTCAACTCGGGTGCGAACTCCTCGCACTATTATCGCGAGACGGCGAATGTCTCGCATTGGGTGCAAGAGCACTGCGAGTATGCGCACAACGATTATGCGCTCTACGAGAATGTCCATGCCCAGAATGGTAACGGAAACGGTGCCACTGCTGTTGGAGGAGTTGTTATGACAACCATCACCACCACAGATGGACCACCGCCAGTGCCACCGCCAGCTGCAGTGGCTGATGCAACGGCAGCGTTACGCAAAAAGcggccaccgccgccgccaccaaAACGCAGCGATTCAACGCATCTGACGCATCGTGTTTAG
- the LOC132797402 gene encoding ras-associated and pleckstrin homology domains-containing protein 1 isoform X1, translating to MDCGALAAQQQQQQLLQQHQQLLQQQQQLQHSRQQKQQHTLNCLEETATTNISQLASQGIIVGGAASEGSETTAGVGAGAGAGGSPQHKLLGIGEPSLSGAGAVKLRKHNDQRQTSSTSTTTTTSTTDVAVGAKSHASYRISMANLEDTQESELDLILGELSLLEAQITYGEASFLPGVVAAAAAAAASANQQSGGPPPPPALASVSVSAASSRTHSRTNSSISADVSTASSSSGISENGVNGMAMGHSNVVVGITGMPGMGMGTAAVAPPTGGHNMTMGITLGVVTPREPRTESPDNDSAFSDTVSLLSSESSASSNTSTQQQQQQQQLQLQQKLLQQQQHHHQTVTAGGNVGISKAAKIQLALHKLESASIRRLFVKAFTADGASKSLLVDERMVCGHVTRLLADKNHVQMQPTWALIEHLGDLQMERLFEDHELLVDNLMTWNSDAGNRVLFQQRPDKLSLFAKPELYLPGPQMAPGCQHDDQTRYMLLEEFFETHAQLQLEGPLYMKADPKKGWKRHHFVLRSSGLYYFPKEKTKNTRDLLCLTLFSGHNVYTGIGWRKKWKSPTDHTFGFKSAVDSSLGKSCRSLKMLCAEDAATLERWLTAIRICKYGKQLWHNHKLLMEELTAGGGGGGVGATSGGISGMAGSFAASMRSESISSISSAVPSQCGSVSSAISSMSNSSGRISRASSSSSSGCLSDENNAFDSEFTTGTIKRKPSMKPNLPLTTMTRQLKEVGEITTGPVASSAAASAVDSAASPERSGTLTRRHSRRKSQESNGSSGGTLKRRPVVVVPAVVKREVSASDNGSQSGGGNGGGGNSSSSSNSTPTPTPSICAKPPPGLTDVELMCSSTLSLDSLPPPPPPPALHADEQDVYGSQLSLASLPPPPPPEDVLAYGEQPSTPLTPTPMSMGMGMGMGMPHPLSMANSNGTLPPAVPAKPIKPAVKQTLKAAPPYKAPPDYVGPAATVGGAGATVGTPTATTQHQQQQQQQQQLPPPPAPVQKKVSFADSPVLLRRKMCSPEPQLPQRSPSTTLSSGSSSCSYHQPQPQPIYSPGPLLPPRSDLSRLSNGSDVMSATTSPKRLQESASNPPRDFLKDLQRVMRKKWQVAQKCKLEPATTPHEVLGFRDFNNDDLLAAHNLNSGANSSHYYRETANVSHWVQEHCEYAHNDYALYENVHAQNGNGNGATAVGGVVMTTITTTDGPPPVPPPAAVADATAALRKKRPPPPPPKRSDSTHLTHRV from the exons ATGGATTGTGGTGCTCTTGccgcgcagcagcagcaacaacaactattacaacaacatcagcagctactacaacagcagcagcaactccaGCACTCCcgacaacaaaagcaacaacataCGCTCAATTGCCTTGaggaaacagcaacaacaaat ATTAGCCAGCTAGCCAGCCAGGGGATCATCGTTGGCGGCGCTGCCAGCGAAGGATCGGAGACGACAGCAGGAGtcggagcaggagcaggagctggTGGCAGTCCACAGCACAAGTTGCTGGGCATTGGGGAGCCAAGCTTAAGCGGCGCTGGCGCCGTCAAACTGCGCAAGCACAACGACCAACGGCAGACGTcgtcaacgtcaacgacaacaacaacatcgacgaCAGACGTTGCCGTTGGGGCCAAATCGCACGCCTCCTATCGCATCTCCATGGCCAATCTGGAGGATACACAAGAGTCCGAACTGGATCTGATACTCGGCGAGCTGAGCTTGCTCGAGGCACAGATCACCTATGGCGAGGCCAGTTTTCTGCCCGGCGTTGTGGCAGCCGCCGCAGCCGCTGCAGCTTCAGCTAATCAACAGTCTGGGGGTCCTCCTCCGCCACCGGCATTGGCATCCGTCTCGGTGTCGGCGGCATCGTCgcgcacacactcacgcacaaaCAGCAGCATCTCGGCGGATGTGAGCACTGCATCGTCATCGTCGGGCATCTCTGAGAATGGCGTCAACGGAATGGCAATGGGGCACAGCAATGTTGTTGTCGGCATCACCGGAATGCCCGGCATGGGCATGGgaacagcagctgttgctcctCCCACTGGTGGCCACAACATGACCATGGGCATCACGCTGGGCGTGGTGACGCCACGCGAACCCCGCACTGAATCCCCCGACAATGATTCGGCCTTCAGCGATACGGTCTCGCTGCTGTCCAGTGAATCCTCCGCCTCGTCCAACACCTCcacccagcaacagcagcaacagcaacagttgcagctgcaacagaagctcctacagcagcagcaacatcatcatcagacTGTCACAGCTGGCGGCAACGTTGGCATCTCCAAGGCAGCCAAAATTCAGCTGGCGCTGCATAAGCTGGAGAGCGCGTCGATTCGTCGACTGTTTGTCAAAGCGTTCACAGCGGATGGCGCCTCCAAGTCGCTGCTCGTGGATGAACGCATGGTCTGTGGCCATGTCACACGACTGTTGGCCGACAAGAATCATGTGCAAATGCAGCCAACGTGGGCGCTCATCGAGCATCTGGGCGATCTGCAAATGG AACGTCTCTTTGAGGACCACGAGTTGCTGGTGGACAATCTGATGACCTGGAACTCGGATGCCGGCAATCGTGTGCTCTTCCAGCAGCGTCCGGACAAACTCTCGCTCTTCGCCAAGCCCGAACTGTATTTGCCGGGACCGCAGATGGCACCGGGATGTCAGCATGACGATCAGACGCGATACATGCTGCTGGAGGAGTTCTTTGAGACGCACGCTCAGCTGCAGCTCGAGGGACCGCTGTACATGAAGGCGGATCCCAAAAAGGGCTGGAAGCGACATCATTTCGTGTTGCGTTCGTCGGGTCTGTACTATTTCCCCAAGGAGAAGACGAAGAACACACGGGATCTGTTGTGTCTGACGCTGTTCAGTGGCCACAATGTGTACACGGGCATCGGGTGGCGCAAGAAATGGAAATCACCAACGGATCACACATTTGGCTTCAAGTCTGCGGTGGATTCGTCGCTGGGCAAATCGTGTCGCTCCCTCAAGATGCTTTGCGCTGAGGATGCGGCCACGTTGGAGCGTTGGCTGACGGCCATACGCATCTGCAAGTATGGCAAACAGTTGTGGCACAATCACAAGCTGCTCATGGAGGAGTTGACTGCCGgcggcggaggaggaggagtaggAGCAACTAGTGGAGGTATTAGCGGAATGGCTGGCAGCTTTGCAGCCTCAATGCGCAGCGAATCGATTAGCAGCATTTCGTCGGCGGTGCCATCGCAATGCGGCAGCGTCTCCTCGGCCATCAGCAGCATGTCCAACTCGAGCGGACGCATCTCGCGTGCCTCCAGCTCCAGTTCAAGCGGCTGTCTGTCGGATGAGAACAACGCCTTCGATTCGGAGTTCACCACGGGCACGATTAAGCGCAAACCCTCGATGAAACCCAATCTGCCGCTGACCACGATGACGCGTCAGCTCAAGGAGGTGGGTGAAATCACCACCGGACCCGTTGCATCCTCTGCGGCAGCTTCTGCTGTCGATTCAGCTGCATCGCCCGAGCGCAGTGGAACGCTGACACGTCGCCACAGTCGCCGCAAGTCGCAGGagagcaacggcagcagcgggGGCACCTTAAAGCGACGTCCCGTTGTCGTTGTGCCCGCCGTGGTCAAGCGCGAAGTGTCCGCCAGCGACAATGGCAGTCAAAGTGGAGGAGgcaacggcggcggcggcaattCATCCTCGTCGAGCAACTCGACGCCAACGCCTACGCCGAGCATTTGTGCCAAACCGCCGCCGGGTTTGACGGACGTCGAGTTGATGTGCTCGTCGACGTTGTCGCTGGACTcgctgccaccgccgccgccaccgccagcGTTGCACGCCGACGAACAAGATGTGTACGGATCGCAGTTGTCGCTGGCCTCGTTGCCACCGCCGCCCCCACCTGAAGATGTTTTGGCCTATGGCGAACAGCCGAGTACACCGCTAACGCCTACACCTATGTCCATGGGCATGGGCATGGGCATGGGCATGCCACATCCCTTGAGCATGGCCAACAGCAATGGCACCCTGCCGCCCGCTGTGCCCGCCAAGCCCATCAAGCCGGCCGTGAAGCAAACGCTCAAAGCGGCGCCGCCATACAAAGCGCCACCCGATTACGTGGGACCAGCAGCAACTGTCggaggagcaggagcaacagTTGGCACTCCGACTGCAACCacacagcaccaacaacaacaacaacaacagcagcagttgccaccgccaccggCGCCGGTGCAGAAGAAAGTCTCGTTTGCCGATTCGCCGGTGCTGCTGCGTCGCAAGATGTGCTCACCGGAACCGCAGCTGCCGCAGCGTTCACCGAGCACCACGCTCAGCTCTGGGTCGAGCAGCTGCAGTTACCATcagccacagccgcagccGATCTATTCACCCGGTCCGCTGTTGCCACCGCGCAGCGATCTCTCACGTCTGTCGAATGGCAGCGATGTAATGTCGGCCACCACATCGCCGAAGCGTTTGCAGGAATCGGCATCGAATCCGCCGCGTGACTTCCTCAAGGATCTGCAGCGTGTGATGCGCAAGAAGTGGCAGGTGGCGCAGAAATGCAAACTGGAGCCGGCGACAACGCCGCACGAGGTGCTCGGCTTTCGGGATTTCAACAATGATGATCTACTCGCCGCCCACAATCTCAACTCGGGTGCGAACTCCTCGCACTATTATCGCGAGACGGCGAATGTCTCGCATTGGGTGCAAGAGCACTGCGAGTATGCGCACAACGATTATGCGCTCTACGAGAATGTCCATGCCCAGAATGGTAACGGAAACGGTGCCACTGCTGTTGGAGGAGTTGTTATGACAACCATCACCACCACAGATGGACCACCGCCAGTGCCACCGCCAGCTGCAGTGGCTGATGCAACGGCAGCGTTACGCAAAAAGcggccaccgccgccgccaccaaAACGCAGCGATTCAACGCATCTGACGCATCGTGTTTAG